Proteins from one Setaria italica strain Yugu1 chromosome V, Setaria_italica_v2.0, whole genome shotgun sequence genomic window:
- the LOC101776097 gene encoding 16.9 kDa class I heat shock protein 1: protein MSLVRRSNVFDPFSLDLWDPFDNMFRSIVPSAGSDSDTAAFAAARIDWKETPEAHVFKADLPGVKKEEVKVEVEDGNVLVISGQRSKEKEDKNDRWHRVERSSGQFMRRFRLPENAKTEQVKAGLENGVLTVTVPKAEEKKPEVKAIEISG from the coding sequence ATGTCGCTCGTCAGGCGTAGCAACGTGTTCGACCCCTTCTCCCTCGACCTCTGGGACCCCTTCGACAACATGTTCCGCTCCATCGTCCCGTCGGCAGGCTCCGACTCCGacaccgccgccttcgccgccgcgcgcatCGACTGGAAGGAGACCCCCGAGGCGCACGTGTTCAAGGCCGACCTTCCTGGAGTCAAGAAGGAGGAGGTCAAGGTCGAGGTGGAGGACGGCAACGTCCTCGTCATCAGCGGCCAGCGCAGCAAGGAGAAGGAGGACAAGAACGACAGGTGGCACCGCGTCGAACGCAGCAGCGGCCAGTTCATGAGGCGCTTCCGCCTGCCGGAGAACGCCAAGACGGAGCAGGTGAAGGCCGGGCTCGAGAACGGTGTGCTCACCGTCACCGTGCCCAAGGCCGAGGAGAAGAAGCCTGAGGTGAAGGCTATCGAGATCTCTGGTTAA
- the LOC101776503 gene encoding 16.9 kDa class I heat shock protein 3, translated as MSLVRRSNVFDPFADFWDPFDVFRSLVPSVASSDRDTAAFANARVDWKETPEAHVFKADLPGVKKEEVKVEVEDGNILVISGERSKEKEDKNDKWHRVERSSGKFLRRFRLPEDAKTDQVKAGMENGVLTVTVPKAEVKKPEVKAIEISG; from the coding sequence ATGTCGCTCGTGAGGCGCAGCAACGTGTTCGACCCCTTCGCCGACTTCTGGGACCCCTTCGACGTCTTCCGCTCCCTGGTCCCGTCCGTCGCGTCGTCGGACCGTGacaccgccgccttcgccaacgCGCGCGTCGACTGGAAGGAGACCCCCGAGGCGCACGTCTTCAAGGCCGACCTCCCCGGCGTCAAGAAGGAGGAGGTCAAGGTCGAGGTGGAGGACGGCAATATCCTGGTGATCAGCGGCGAGCGCAGCAAGGAGAAGGAGGACAAGAACGACAAGTGGCACCGCGTCGAGCGCAGCAGCGGCAAGTtcctccgccgcttccgccTGCCGGAGGACGCCAAGACGGACCAGGTGAAGGCCGGCATGGAGAACGGCGTGCTCACGGTCACCGTGCCCAAGGCAGAGGTGAAGAAGCCTGAGGTGAAGGCCATCGAGATCTCCGGGTAG
- the LOC101776908 gene encoding 16.9 kDa class I heat shock protein 3: MSLVRRSNVFDPFADFWDPFDVFRSVVPAASPDRDAAAFAAARIDWKETPEAHVFKADLPGVKKEEVKVEVEDGNVLVISGERSKEKEDKNDKWHRVERSSGKFLRRFRLPENAKTDQVKAGLENGVLTVTVPKAEVKKPEVKAIEISG, translated from the coding sequence ATGTCGCTGGTTAGGCGCAGCAACGTGTTCGACCCCTTCGCCGACTTCTGGGACCCCTTCGACGTCTTCCGCTCCGTAGTGCCCGCGGCATCACCTgaccgcgacgccgccgccttcgccgccgcgcgcatCGACTGGAAGGAGACGCCGGAGGCGCACGTCTTCAAGGCCGACCTCCCCGGCGTCAAGAAGGAGGAGGTCAAGGTCGAGGTGGAGGACGGCAACGTCCTGGTGATCAGCGGCGAGCGCAGCAAGGAGAAGGAGGACAAGAACGACAAGTGGCACCGCGTCGAGCGCAGCAGCGGCAAGTtcctccgccgcttccgccTGCCGGAGAACGCCAAGACGGACCAGGTGAAGGCCGGGCTGGAGAACGGCGTGCTCACGGTCACCGTGCCCAAAGCCGAGGTGAAGAAGCCTGAGGTGAAGGCCATTGAAATCTCTGGCTGA